In one window of Pseudorasbora parva isolate DD20220531a chromosome 7, ASM2467924v1, whole genome shotgun sequence DNA:
- the LOC137083916 gene encoding uncharacterized protein has product MEKQDTNFRVCVPLKKRVAIALWKLATNSDYRSIGHLFGVSKTTVCRCVQEFCEAACMLLVPEQISFPDRQKLKEMAAYFENRWGLPQCVGAIDGSHIPIIAPKEYHCDYFNRKGWHSIILQGVVDGKGLFWSVYAGMAGSLHDARVLRLSTLWELVERGSLYPACTRNISGVNAGYYLLGDSAYPLQTWLLKPFPDNGRLTAEQLTYNKKVCRARVVVENAFGRLKGRWRCLMKRNDSDIELVKSMVLTCCALHNLCESHGEDYQHEWDTPVTAELVVPLAQGAEEEGRDVREGLMRHLNS; this is encoded by the coding sequence ATGGAAAAGCAGGACACAAACTTCAGAGTGTGTGTTCCCCTAAAGAAAAGAGTTGCCATCGCACTATGGAAGTTGGCCACCAACAGCGACTACAGAAGTATTGGCCATCTTTTTGGAGTCAGCAAAACAACAGTGTGTCGGTGCGTCCAGGAATTCTGCGAGGCTGCTTGCATGTTGTTAGTTCCAGAACAGATTAGTTTTCCTGACCGGCAGAAGCTTAAAGAGATGGCAGCCTACTTTGAGAACCGATGGGGACTTCCACAATGTGTTGGTGCCATTGATGGGTCACACATACCCATAATAGCCCCAAAAGAGTACCACTGTGATTACTTCAACAGAAAAGGCTGGCATTCCATCATCCTGCAGGGAGTAGTCGACGGAAAAGGACTATTTTGGAGTGTATATGCAGGAATGGCTGGGAGTTTGCATGATGCTCGGGTTCTGAGACTGTCAACATTGTGGGAGCTAGTTGAGCGTGGAAGCCTTTACCCAGCTTGCACCAGGAACATCAGTGGGGTTAATGCTGGCTATTATCTGCTGGGAGACTCTGCATATCCTTTGCAGACTTGGCTCCTAAAACCATTTCCTGACAATGGTCGGCTGACAGCAGAACAATTGACCTACAACAAGAAAGTGTGCAGGGCTCGCGTAGTGGTAGAAAATGCTTTTGGGAGACTCAAAGGGAGGTGGCGGTGCCTTATGAAGAGGAATGACAGCGACATTGAACTGGTGAAATCCATGGTGTTGACTTGTTGTGCTTTGCACAATCTTTGTGAAAGTCATGGAGAGGATTACCAGCACGAATGGGACACACCTGTTACTGCAGAGCTTGTGGTGCCACTGGCACAGGGTGCAGAAGAGGAGGGCAGGGACGTACGTGAGGGTCTAATGCGGCATTTGAACAGTTAA